In one Fusobacterium simiae genomic region, the following are encoded:
- the rimM gene encoding ribosome maturation factor RimM (Essential for efficient processing of 16S rRNA), producing the protein MELLIAGKVLGSHNLKGEVKVISDLENINVLVGNKVILELEDSQQKLLTVKKIEHLVGNKWIFSFEEIKNKQDAIEIRNANIKVRRDIVGIGEDEYLISDIIGFKVYDVKGDEYLGEVTEVMDTAAHDIYVIENEDFETMIPDVDVFIKNIDFENRKMLVDTIEGMKEPKVKK; encoded by the coding sequence ATGGAGCTTTTAATTGCAGGAAAAGTATTAGGTTCTCATAATTTAAAAGGAGAAGTAAAGGTTATTTCTGATTTAGAGAATATTAATGTTTTAGTTGGAAATAAAGTGATTTTAGAATTAGAAGACTCTCAACAGAAATTACTAACAGTTAAAAAAATAGAGCACCTTGTTGGAAATAAGTGGATTTTCTCTTTTGAAGAAATAAAAAATAAACAAGATGCTATTGAAATCAGAAATGCTAATATAAAAGTCAGAAGGGATATTGTTGGCATAGGAGAAGATGAATACCTTATAAGTGATATTATAGGTTTTAAAGTCTATGATGTAAAAGGTGATGAGTATTTAGGAGAAGTAACTGAGGTTATGGATACTGCTGCACATGATATTTATGTTATAGAAAATGAAGATTTTGAAACTATGATACCAGATGTAGATGTTTTTATTAAAAATATTGATTTTGAAAATAGAAAAATGTTGGTTGATACCATTGAAGGTATGAAAGAACCTAAGGTAAAAAAATGA
- the trmD gene encoding tRNA (guanosine(37)-N1)-methyltransferase TrmD — translation MKINILTLFPKMFDSFLSESIIARAIKFGAVEINIIDIRDYCFDKHKQADDMPFGGGNGMVMKPEPLFLALENVSGKIIYTSPQGKTFNQEIAKKLVKEEELTIIAGHYEGIDERVVENKVDMELSIGDFVLTGGEIPAMAISDTIIRLLPDVIKKESYENDSFYNGLLDYPHYTRPAEYEGLKVPEILLSGNHKKIDEWRLKESLRRTYLRRKELIENRELTKLEKKLLDEIKKEEV, via the coding sequence ATGAAAATAAATATTTTAACATTATTTCCAAAGATGTTTGATAGCTTTTTGAGTGAAAGTATAATTGCAAGAGCAATAAAATTTGGAGCAGTAGAAATAAATATTATTGATATAAGGGACTATTGTTTTGATAAACATAAACAGGCTGATGATATGCCTTTTGGTGGTGGGAATGGAATGGTTATGAAACCAGAGCCTTTGTTTTTAGCTTTGGAAAATGTTTCTGGAAAGATTATTTATACATCACCACAAGGAAAAACTTTTAACCAAGAGATAGCAAAAAAACTTGTAAAAGAAGAAGAATTGACAATAATTGCAGGGCATTATGAAGGAATAGATGAAAGAGTTGTTGAAAATAAAGTTGATATGGAACTATCAATAGGGGATTTTGTACTAACAGGTGGAGAAATACCTGCTATGGCTATTTCTGATACTATAATAAGACTACTTCCTGATGTTATAAAAAAGGAATCTTATGAAAATGATTCATTCTATAATGGCCTTTTGGATTACCCGCATTATACAAGACCAGCAGAGTATGAGGGATTAAAAGTTCCAGAGATTTTACTTTCAGGTAATCATAAAAAAATAGATGAATGGCGTTTAAAAGAAAGTTTAAGGAGAACTTATTTAAGAAGAAAAGAATTGATTGAAAATAGAGAATTAACAAAATTAGAAAAAAAGCTTTTAGATGAGATAAAAAAAGAGGAAGTGTAA
- a CDS encoding PolC-type DNA polymerase III, with protein MNNRQIIIEPNMEVFFKLGVKSIEIKNILLNTRIKRITFNCSVSCMNCIDDIDIIYKDIISKFGRELEIEFITDNKNLSLEDEDIKIIATRAIERLKTKNTTSKSFLCFYKLHIKENYIIIELNDENTKFMLEEVKISSKIENILNEYGLKDYKIIFSVGDFSKEISNIEEKIKMDMEKHQDTINAEREKIVKTTSVSETQVYKTKNNFKKVSKTKEIKGESISIKNFYDLYDGEACIVEGEVFSMEDMTLKSGKILRTIRITDGESSLTSKIFLDENDKLDISEGMFLKLSGKVQLDTYAGNEKTLMINSINIIEKEKIKKEDTAKEKMVELHTHTKMSEMVGVTDVEDIIKRAKEYGHKAIAITDYSVVHSYPAAFKTAKKLSTEEEKMKAIFGCEIYMIDDEAPMVTNPKDKKIDDEEFVVFDIETTGLNSHTNEIIEIGAVKIKSGRIVDRYSQLINPGRPIPYHITEITSITDEQVANEPKIDEVIGKFVDFVGDAVLVAHNAPFDMGFIKRDIKKYLNIDYECSVIDTLQMARDLFPDLKKYGLGDLNKTLGLALEKHHRAVDDSQATANMFIIFLDKYKEKGLEYMRDINKGFEVNVKKQSIKNVMILVKTQAGLKNMYKLVSEAHIKYFGNKKARIPKSTLIENREGLIIGSSLTAHFLNIGELTDLYLRHDLEKLEETAKFYDYIELLPKSTYNELIEKDGTGALGSYEEVEKMNKYFYDLGKRLGILVTASSNVHYLDENEDIIRSILLYGSGTVYNSRQYSTNNGFYFRTTDEMLKEFSYLGEDIAKEIVITNTNKIADMIENDIRPIPEGFYPPKMDNAEEIVRTMTYEKAHRIYGDPLPDIVSARLERELNAIINNGFSVLYLSAQKLVKKSLDNGYLVGSRGSVGSSLVAFMMGITEVNALYPHYICDNPECKYSEFIEREGVGIDLPDKICPKCGAKLRKDGYSIPFEVFMGFKGDKVPDIDLNFSGEYQSEIHKYCEELFGKENVFKAGTISTLAEKNAEAYVRKYFEDNNLNAVKAEIIRLGRLCQGAKKTTGQHPGGMVIVPQGNSIYEFCPVQRPANDETSESTTTHYDYHVMDEQLVKLDILGHDDPTTIKLLQEYTNMEIKDIPLADKDTLKIFSSTESLGVTPEQIGTEIGTYGIPEFGTGFVRQMLIDTRPTTFAELVRISGLSHGTDVWLNNAQEFVRNGQATLSQIITVRDDIMNYLIDQGLDKSDSFKIMEFVRKGKPSKELEEWEKYSGKMKEKGVPDWYIESCRRIKYMFPKGHAVAYVMMAMRIAYFKVHQPLAFYAAFLSRKADDFDMEIMSRGILAKQKLDELSKEIKLDPKKKNEQAICEIVIEMEARGIELLPVDIYLSDGKKFTIEDGKIRIPLIGINGLGGAVIDAIVKEREEGKFISIEDLKRRTKMSQPVVDKLKNIGAISSLSETNQISLF; from the coding sequence ATGAATAATAGACAGATTATTATAGAACCTAATATGGAAGTTTTCTTTAAGTTAGGTGTAAAAAGCATAGAAATAAAAAATATTCTCTTAAATACAAGAATTAAGAGAATAACTTTTAATTGTTCTGTATCATGTATGAATTGTATAGATGATATAGACATTATATATAAAGATATTATTTCAAAGTTTGGTAGGGAACTGGAAATAGAATTTATAACAGATAATAAAAATTTGTCTTTAGAAGATGAAGATATAAAAATTATTGCAACTAGGGCTATAGAAAGGTTGAAAACTAAAAATACAACCTCTAAGTCCTTTTTGTGTTTTTATAAGCTACATATTAAAGAAAACTATATAATTATAGAACTTAATGATGAAAATACAAAATTTATGTTGGAAGAAGTAAAAATTTCTTCAAAAATTGAAAATATTTTAAATGAATATGGGCTTAAAGATTACAAAATTATTTTTAGTGTCGGAGATTTTTCAAAAGAAATTTCAAATATTGAAGAAAAAATTAAAATGGATATGGAAAAACACCAAGATACTATAAATGCTGAAAGGGAAAAAATAGTAAAAACAACCTCTGTTTCTGAAACACAAGTATATAAAACAAAAAATAATTTTAAAAAAGTTTCAAAAACAAAAGAAATAAAGGGGGAAAGTATTTCTATAAAAAATTTTTATGATTTATATGATGGGGAAGCTTGCATAGTTGAGGGAGAAGTTTTTTCAATGGAAGATATGACATTAAAAAGTGGAAAAATTCTAAGAACAATAAGAATTACAGATGGTGAAAGTTCCCTTACTTCTAAAATATTTTTAGATGAAAATGATAAATTAGATATTTCTGAAGGTATGTTTTTAAAATTAAGTGGAAAAGTTCAATTGGATACTTATGCAGGTAATGAAAAAACTTTAATGATAAATTCTATAAATATTATAGAAAAAGAAAAGATTAAAAAAGAAGATACAGCAAAAGAAAAAATGGTTGAGTTACATACACATACAAAAATGAGTGAAATGGTTGGGGTAACTGATGTTGAAGATATTATAAAAAGGGCTAAAGAATATGGTCATAAAGCAATAGCTATAACAGATTATTCAGTTGTTCATTCCTATCCTGCAGCATTTAAGACAGCTAAAAAACTTTCAACAGAAGAAGAAAAAATGAAAGCTATTTTTGGTTGTGAAATATATATGATAGATGATGAAGCTCCTATGGTTACTAATCCAAAAGATAAAAAAATAGATGATGAAGAATTTGTAGTATTTGACATAGAAACTACTGGTTTAAATTCACATACTAATGAAATTATAGAAATTGGAGCAGTAAAAATTAAATCTGGAAGAATAGTTGATAGATATTCACAACTTATTAATCCAGGTAGACCTATTCCATATCATATCACTGAAATTACAAGTATAACAGATGAACAAGTAGCAAATGAACCAAAAATAGATGAAGTTATTGGAAAGTTTGTGGACTTTGTTGGAGATGCAGTCTTAGTTGCACACAATGCACCTTTTGATATGGGATTTATAAAAAGAGATATCAAAAAATATTTGAATATAGATTATGAATGTTCTGTAATTGATACTTTACAAATGGCAAGAGATTTATTTCCTGATTTAAAAAAATATGGGTTAGGAGATTTAAATAAAACCTTAGGTTTAGCACTTGAAAAGCATCATAGAGCTGTTGATGACTCACAAGCAACTGCAAATATGTTTATTATATTCTTAGATAAATATAAAGAAAAAGGCTTAGAATATATGAGAGATATAAATAAGGGCTTTGAGGTAAATGTAAAAAAGCAATCTATAAAAAATGTAATGATTTTAGTTAAAACTCAGGCTGGTTTAAAAAATATGTATAAATTAGTTTCTGAAGCACATATAAAATACTTTGGTAATAAAAAGGCTAGAATACCAAAATCAACATTAATAGAAAATAGAGAAGGACTTATAATAGGAAGTTCTTTAACAGCACATTTTTTGAATATAGGAGAACTTACAGATTTATATCTAAGACATGATTTAGAAAAATTAGAAGAAACGGCAAAATTTTACGACTATATAGAGTTGTTACCTAAATCAACTTATAATGAACTTATTGAAAAAGATGGAACAGGAGCATTAGGATCATATGAAGAAGTTGAAAAAATGAATAAATATTTTTATGACTTAGGTAAAAGGCTTGGAATTTTAGTAACTGCTAGTTCTAATGTTCATTATCTTGATGAGAATGAAGATATAATAAGATCAATTTTATTATATGGTAGTGGAACAGTATATAATTCAAGACAATATAGTACAAATAATGGTTTTTATTTTAGAACAACAGATGAAATGCTAAAAGAATTTAGTTATTTAGGAGAAGATATAGCAAAAGAAATTGTTATAACAAATACAAATAAAATAGCTGATATGATAGAAAATGATATAAGACCTATACCAGAAGGTTTTTACCCTCCAAAAATGGATAATGCAGAAGAAATTGTTAGAACTATGACCTATGAAAAAGCACATAGAATATATGGTGATCCTTTACCAGATATTGTTTCTGCAAGACTGGAAAGAGAATTAAATGCTATTATAAATAATGGTTTCTCTGTTTTGTATTTATCCGCACAAAAGTTGGTTAAAAAATCTCTGGATAATGGATATTTAGTTGGTTCAAGAGGTTCTGTTGGCTCTTCACTTGTTGCATTTATGATGGGAATTACAGAAGTTAATGCTCTTTACCCTCATTATATATGTGATAATCCTGAATGTAAGTATTCTGAATTTATTGAAAGAGAAGGAGTAGGAATAGATTTACCAGATAAAATCTGTCCTAAGTGTGGAGCTAAACTTAGAAAAGATGGATATTCAATACCATTTGAAGTTTTTATGGGATTTAAAGGGGATAAAGTTCCAGATATAGACTTAAATTTCTCTGGAGAATATCAATCTGAAATTCATAAATATTGTGAAGAATTATTTGGAAAAGAAAATGTATTTAAAGCAGGAACTATTTCAACATTGGCAGAAAAAAATGCTGAAGCTTATGTAAGAAAATATTTTGAAGATAATAATTTGAATGCAGTAAAAGCTGAAATTATAAGATTGGGTAGACTTTGTCAAGGTGCAAAAAAGACAACAGGTCAACACCCTGGAGGGATGGTTATAGTGCCTCAAGGAAATTCTATTTATGAATTTTGTCCTGTCCAAAGGCCAGCTAATGATGAAACAAGTGAGTCTACAACGACTCATTATGACTATCATGTAATGGACGAACAGTTAGTAAAACTTGATATACTTGGGCATGATGACCCTACAACAATAAAACTTTTACAGGAATATACAAATATGGAAATAAAAGATATTCCACTTGCTGATAAGGATACATTGAAAATCTTTTCATCAACTGAATCTTTGGGAGTAACTCCTGAACAAATAGGGACAGAAATAGGAACTTATGGAATACCAGAATTTGGTACAGGTTTTGTAAGACAGATGCTTATAGATACAAGACCTACAACTTTTGCAGAGCTTGTAAGAATATCAGGACTTTCTCATGGTACAGATGTTTGGCTTAATAATGCGCAAGAGTTTGTAAGAAATGGACAAGCAACTCTTTCACAAATAATAACAGTGAGAGATGATATTATGAACTATTTAATAGATCAAGGTTTAGATAAAAGTGATTCATTTAAGATAATGGAATTTGTAAGAAAAGGGAAGCCTTCAAAAGAGTTAGAAGAATGGGAAAAATATTCTGGAAAAATGAAAGAAAAAGGGGTCCCTGATTGGTATATTGAATCTTGTAGAAGGATAAAATATATGTTCCCTAAAGGGCATGCTGTTGCCTATGTTATGATGGCAATGAGAATAGCATATTTTAAAGTTCATCAACCACTTGCATTTTATGCTGCTTTCTTATCAAGAAAAGCAGATGATTTTGATATGGAAATTATGAGTAGAGGAATTCTTGCCAAACAAAAATTAGATGAATTATCAAAAGAAATAAAATTAGATCCTAAGAAAAAAAATGAACAAGCTATATGCGAAATTGTAATAGAAATGGAAGCAAGAGGTATAGAACTTTTACCTGTGGATATATATCTGTCAGATGGTAAAAAATTTACAATAGAAGATGGAAAAATTAGAATACCTTTAATTGGAATAAATGGGCTAGGAGGAGCAGTTATTGATGCCATAGTCAAAGAAAGAGAAGAAGGAAAATTTATTTCAATTGAAGATTTAAAAAGAAGAACAAAAATGTCTCAACCTGTTGTAGATAAATTAAAAAATATAGGAGCAATTTCAAGTTTAAGTGAAACAAACCAAATTTCTTTATTTTAA
- a CDS encoding serine/threonine protein kinase, with the protein MKKLLTKIVLFLILSLTAFSYNFPIDDPYSATIIGSATMMTPGVSENIPLKVYEIQMKDKKDIPDIFWYASKFKFSFSKQENKRAPLVFVLAGTGSDYGTTRVKFMQRIFHDAGYHTIAISSQMSQQFMISASTNAIPGMLIRDNEDIYKAMKLAYDKIKDQVEVTDFYIMGYSLGGANAAVLSYIDEKEKAFNFKRVFMVNPPVELYDSAVKLDRYLDEYTGGKSAGIEKLLNTTLARVKGGLTSEYANIGADTIYEIVKGDILSEAEKKAYIGLAFRLTSNDLNFISDFIAKSHVYTKNPEKVNKFTNMKEYLKAVNFATFEDYVNKIGFPYYKKYDKDFTIDDLKREASLRVIEDYLRNSPKIAAVTNADELILNEKDLDYLKDVFKDRLVIYPKGGHCGNMFYKENVDVMLKFVNEGVLKYEN; encoded by the coding sequence TTGAAAAAATTATTAACTAAAATAGTATTATTTTTAATACTGTCATTAACAGCATTTTCTTATAACTTTCCAATAGATGATCCCTATTCGGCAACTATTATAGGAAGTGCAACAATGATGACACCAGGAGTCAGTGAGAATATACCATTAAAAGTATATGAAATACAGATGAAAGATAAAAAAGATATTCCTGATATATTTTGGTATGCAAGTAAATTTAAGTTTTCTTTTAGTAAACAAGAAAATAAAAGAGCACCTTTAGTTTTTGTTTTAGCAGGAACAGGTTCTGATTATGGTACAACAAGAGTTAAATTTATGCAAAGAATCTTTCATGATGCAGGTTATCATACAATAGCAATAAGTTCACAAATGAGCCAACAATTTATGATTTCTGCCTCAACAAATGCTATACCAGGTATGCTTATTAGAGATAATGAAGATATTTACAAAGCTATGAAACTAGCTTATGATAAAATTAAAGATCAAGTAGAAGTCACAGATTTTTATATAATGGGATATAGCTTAGGTGGTGCAAATGCAGCAGTCCTATCATATATAGATGAAAAAGAGAAAGCATTTAATTTTAAAAGAGTATTTATGGTAAATCCTCCTGTTGAATTATATGATTCAGCAGTGAAGTTGGATAGATACTTAGATGAGTATACAGGTGGAAAATCAGCAGGTATAGAGAAACTATTAAATACAACTTTGGCAAGGGTTAAAGGTGGATTAACAAGTGAGTATGCAAATATAGGCGCTGATACTATTTATGAAATAGTAAAAGGTGATATATTATCTGAAGCGGAAAAAAAGGCATATATAGGCTTGGCTTTTAGACTAACTTCAAATGATTTGAATTTTATTTCAGATTTTATAGCTAAAAGCCATGTCTATACAAAGAATCCAGAAAAAGTAAATAAATTTACAAATATGAAAGAATATCTTAAAGCAGTAAATTTTGCAACTTTTGAAGATTATGTTAACAAGATAGGATTTCCATATTATAAAAAATATGATAAAGATTTCACTATTGATGATTTAAAAAGAGAAGCAAGTTTAAGAGTTATAGAGGATTATCTTAGAAATTCTCCTAAGATAGCAGCAGTAACAAATGCAGATGAATTAATTTTAAATGAAAAAGATCTTGATTATTTAAAAGATGTCTTTAAAGATAGGTTAGTTATTTATCCTAAGGGAGGACATTGTGGAAATATGTTCTATAAAGAAAATGTAGATGTTATGTTAAAATTTGTAAATGAGGGGGTTTTAAAATATGAAAATTAA
- the pepV gene encoding dipeptidase PepV: MDLKEKVLEYKDEVVKEIQNAVRVRSVKEAALPEMPFGEGPAKALDHFMDLAKKLGFKAEKFDNYAMHIDMGEGKETLGILAHVDVVPEGDNWTYPPYSGTIVDGKIFGRGTLDDKGPAIISLFAMKAIADAGIKLNKKVRMILGADEESGSACLKYYFGKLKMPYPDIAFTPDSNFPVTYAEKGSVRVKIKKKFNTLKDVIIKGGNAFNSVANEATGEIPVNMIGEVKNKNKVEFTREGNVYKIFSAGVPAHGAKPSKGYNAISALFEVLKDFEIKNEELKGLITFFDKFIKMETDGKSFGVKCTDGETGDLTLNLGKINLENNELEIWIDMRVPVKIKNEKIIETIKKNTEDYGYEFVLHSNTQPLYVDRDSFLVSTLMNIYKELTGDIEAKPLAIGGGTYAKYAKNAVAFGALLPDQEDRMHQRDEYLEISKIDTLLKIYVEAIYKLAK, translated from the coding sequence GTGGATTTAAAGGAAAAAGTATTAGAGTACAAAGATGAGGTTGTAAAGGAAATCCAAAATGCAGTTAGAGTGAGAAGTGTAAAAGAAGCAGCATTGCCAGAGATGCCTTTTGGTGAAGGTCCAGCTAAAGCACTTGATCACTTTATGGATTTAGCTAAAAAATTAGGTTTTAAAGCAGAAAAATTTGATAACTATGCAATGCATATAGATATGGGAGAGGGAAAAGAAACTTTGGGAATACTTGCCCATGTTGATGTAGTTCCAGAAGGAGATAACTGGACTTATCCTCCATACTCAGGAACAATAGTAGATGGAAAAATTTTTGGTAGAGGAACTTTAGATGATAAAGGCCCTGCTATAATTTCATTATTTGCTATGAAAGCAATAGCAGATGCAGGAATAAAATTAAATAAAAAAGTTAGAATGATATTGGGAGCAGATGAAGAAAGTGGAAGTGCTTGCTTAAAATATTATTTTGGAAAATTAAAAATGCCTTATCCAGACATTGCATTTACTCCAGATTCTAATTTTCCAGTAACTTATGCTGAAAAAGGAAGTGTAAGAGTTAAAATTAAGAAAAAATTTAATACTTTAAAAGATGTGATAATAAAGGGCGGAAATGCTTTTAATTCTGTTGCAAATGAAGCTACTGGAGAAATCCCTGTCAATATGATTGGAGAAGTAAAAAATAAAAATAAAGTTGAATTTACAAGAGAGGGAAATGTTTATAAAATATTTTCAGCTGGTGTCCCAGCACATGGTGCAAAACCAAGTAAGGGATATAATGCAATTTCAGCTTTATTTGAAGTTTTAAAAGATTTTGAAATTAAAAACGAAGAATTAAAAGGCTTAATCACATTTTTTGATAAGTTTATAAAGATGGAAACAGATGGTAAATCTTTTGGTGTTAAATGCACAGATGGAGAAACAGGAGATTTAACCTTAAATTTAGGAAAAATAAATTTAGAAAATAATGAACTTGAAATTTGGATAGATATGAGAGTTCCAGTAAAGATTAAAAATGAAAAAATAATAGAAACTATTAAAAAAAATACTGAAGATTATGGTTATGAATTTGTGCTACATTCAAATACACAACCTTTATATGTAGATAGAGATAGTTTCTTAGTTTCAACTCTCATGAATATCTATAAAGAATTAACAGGAGATATAGAAGCAAAACCTTTAGCAATAGGTGGAGGAACTTATGCAAAATATGCAAAAAATGCTGTTGCTTTTGGAGCTTTACTTCCTGATCAAGAAGATAGAATGCATCAAAGAGATGAATATTTAGAAATTTCAAAAATAGATACTTTGCTTAAAATTTATGTGGAAGCAATTTATAAATTAGCAAAATAG
- a CDS encoding MlaA family lipoprotein yields the protein MKIKNLLLFSILSLSLVSCSNTNYTEANNVIYANPGESNFIADEPDPWEPFNKRMYYFNYQIERLVITPIVNTYKFITPDFVENRVSNFFKNAKVLNTMANSAFQFKGRKSMRALGRFTINTVLGLGGLFDVASKMGMPKPYEDFGLTLAHYGVPRGPYLILPLLGPTYLRDAFGTGVDSVIAGKADLYKRMELFDSATVNFTDPGLFVLRGIDLRKNINFNYYQTNSPFEYEYVRFLYSKYRGIQEETSK from the coding sequence ATGAAAATTAAAAACTTGTTACTTTTTAGTATTTTAAGCCTTAGCTTAGTTTCTTGTAGCAATACAAATTATACAGAAGCTAATAATGTTATATATGCTAATCCAGGTGAAAGTAATTTTATAGCTGATGAACCCGATCCTTGGGAACCATTTAACAAAAGAATGTACTATTTCAATTATCAAATAGAAAGATTAGTAATAACACCTATTGTAAATACATATAAATTTATTACTCCCGATTTTGTAGAAAATAGAGTAAGTAATTTTTTCAAAAATGCCAAAGTCTTAAATACTATGGCTAATTCAGCTTTTCAATTTAAAGGAAGAAAATCTATGAGAGCCTTAGGAAGGTTTACTATTAATACTGTATTAGGTTTAGGTGGACTTTTTGATGTAGCTTCAAAAATGGGAATGCCAAAACCTTATGAAGATTTTGGATTGACACTTGCACACTATGGGGTACCTAGAGGACCTTATTTAATACTACCTCTACTTGGACCTACATATCTAAGAGATGCTTTTGGAACAGGGGTTGACAGTGTTATAGCAGGAAAAGCAGATTTATATAAAAGGATGGAGCTATTTGATTCAGCAACAGTTAATTTTACAGATCCTGGTTTATTTGTGCTAAGAGGTATAGATTTGAGAAAAAATATTAATTTTAATTATTATCAAACAAATTCACCTTTTGAATATGAATATGTAAGATTCTTATATAGTAAATATAGAGGAATACAAGAAGAAACAAGTAAATAA
- a CDS encoding RNA methyltransferase, protein MRNKVYLSLVHYPVYNRNKDIVCTSVTNFDIHDISRSCGTYEIKGYRLVIPVDAQKKLTERIIAYWQDGTGGQYNKDREQAFRVTDVTDSIEAVVEEIEKIEGQKPLVITTSARTFDNSISYKNLSKQIFEDDKPYLLLFGTGWGLTDEVMTMSDYILEPIRANSKYNHLSVRAAVAIILDRLFGEK, encoded by the coding sequence ATGAGAAATAAAGTTTATTTGAGTTTAGTTCATTATCCAGTTTACAATAGAAATAAAGATATTGTTTGTACTTCTGTAACAAATTTTGATATACATGATATATCAAGATCTTGTGGAACTTATGAAATAAAAGGTTATAGATTGGTTATACCTGTTGATGCACAAAAGAAATTGACAGAAAGAATAATTGCTTATTGGCAAGATGGTACAGGTGGTCAATATAATAAAGATAGAGAACAAGCATTCAGAGTCACAGATGTTACAGATAGTATAGAAGCTGTTGTGGAAGAAATAGAAAAGATTGAAGGTCAAAAACCTTTAGTTATAACAACTTCTGCTAGAACATTTGATAATAGTATAAGTTACAAAAATTTATCTAAACAAATATTTGAAGATGATAAACCATATCTTTTGCTTTTTGGAACAGGTTGGGGCTTAACTGATGAAGTTATGACTATGTCCGATTATATATTAGAACCAATTAGGGCTAATTCAAAATATAATCATTTATCAGTTAGAGCAGCTGTTGCAATTATTTTAGATAGATTATTTGGAGAAAAATAA
- a CDS encoding KH domain-containing protein translates to MENLESLLNYIIKELVETKDKVNVTYEVLDSNVTFKVSVAKGEMGKIIGKNGLTANAIRGVMQAAGVKDKLNVSVEFLD, encoded by the coding sequence GTGGAAAATTTAGAAAGTTTATTGAATTATATTATTAAAGAATTAGTTGAAACAAAAGACAAGGTTAATGTTACTTATGAGGTTTTAGATTCCAATGTAACATTTAAAGTGAGTGTTGCAAAAGGAGAAATGGGGAAAATAATAGGTAAAAATGGACTTACAGCTAATGCAATAAGAGGAGTTATGCAAGCGGCAGGAGTAAAAGATAAACTTAATGTAAGTGTTGAATTTTTAGATTAG
- a CDS encoding DUF2156 domain-containing protein codes for MWKKLTIESKNSIEEYTKNRFEICDFSFSNLFLWSFGENTEYEIENDVLTIRSIYMGKLYYYMPIPKTENPENIEAMKEKIKNILKENVAIHYFTQYWYEKLKDDFNLQEKRDYEDYIYSYESLSTLKGRHYAKKKNRVANFKKSYEYSYESINKDNINEVIDFQEKWYKIHSETGGEILKNENDGIMNFLKNFEILGLKGGFLKVNNQIIAYSLGEALTDKMVLVHTEKALIDYIGSYQAINMIYLQEEWQGYELVNREDDFGDEGLREAKLSYKPLYLQKKYSIEKK; via the coding sequence ATGTGGAAAAAATTAACAATAGAATCTAAGAATTCTATTGAAGAATATACCAAAAATAGATTTGAAATATGTGATTTTAGCTTTTCCAATTTATTTTTGTGGAGTTTTGGTGAAAATACAGAATATGAAATAGAGAATGATGTTTTAACTATAAGAAGTATATATATGGGAAAGCTATATTATTATATGCCTATTCCAAAAACTGAAAATCCAGAAAATATAGAAGCAATGAAAGAAAAAATAAAAAATATATTAAAAGAAAATGTTGCTATACACTATTTTACACAATATTGGTATGAAAAATTAAAAGATGATTTTAATTTACAAGAAAAAAGAGATTATGAAGACTATATTTATTCTTATGAAAGCCTGTCAACTTTAAAAGGTAGGCACTATGCTAAAAAGAAAAATAGGGTGGCTAATTTCAAAAAAAGTTATGAATATTCTTATGAAAGTATCAATAAAGACAATATAAATGAAGTGATAGATTTTCAAGAAAAGTGGTATAAAATTCATTCAGAAACAGGTGGAGAAATCTTAAAAAATGAAAATGATGGAATAATGAATTTTTTAAAGAATTTTGAAATTTTAGGTTTAAAAGGTGGATTTTTAAAAGTAAATAATCAGATTATTGCATACAGTTTAGGCGAAGCATTAACAGATAAAATGGTATTAGTTCATACAGAAAAGGCTTTAATTGACTATATAGGAAGCTATCAAGCAATAAATATGATATATTTACAAGAAGAATGGCAAGGCTATGAATTAGTAAATAGAGAAGATGATTTTGGTGATGAAGGTTTAAGAGAAGCTAAATTATCTTATAAACCTCTTTATTTGCAAAAGAAATATAGTATAGAGAAGAAATAG